The following coding sequences lie in one Myxococcota bacterium genomic window:
- a CDS encoding DsbA family protein, with translation MTLSAALESAPLTVLLDVRHPQAYLALGPTLELAAATHLTPNWLPIAAQTLRAPGNAAPTDDRGARHRRYRAEAIAREIETYAEAQELEIRGYYRDGAPEGAHLAWLWVRHHYPERLVEFLQAVFRGYWKQELEIASPSQLAPVLDELGLPSAAFLDWVAGEGADALRQLGEELRGHGLQQVPMFVVEDEVFWGRQHLPMIRWILEGRRGPGPI, from the coding sequence ATGACCCTTTCCGCCGCTCTCGAGAGCGCGCCGCTCACCGTCCTGCTCGACGTGCGCCACCCCCAGGCCTATCTCGCCCTGGGTCCCACCCTCGAGCTCGCCGCCGCGACCCACCTCACACCGAACTGGCTCCCGATCGCCGCGCAGACCCTGCGCGCGCCGGGGAACGCGGCGCCCACCGACGATCGCGGCGCGCGGCACCGGCGGTATCGGGCCGAGGCGATCGCGCGCGAGATCGAGACCTATGCCGAGGCCCAGGAGCTCGAAATCCGGGGCTACTACCGCGACGGCGCACCCGAGGGCGCGCATCTCGCTTGGCTCTGGGTGCGTCACCACTACCCGGAGCGACTCGTGGAGTTTCTCCAGGCCGTGTTTCGCGGCTACTGGAAACAGGAACTCGAGATCGCGTCGCCGTCCCAGCTCGCCCCCGTTCTCGACGAGCTCGGCCTCCCCTCGGCCGCCTTCCTCGACTGGGTGGCAGGCGAAGGCGCGGATGCACTGCGGCAGCTCGGCGAAGAGCTCCGCGGGCACGGGTTGCAGCAGGTGCCGATGTTCGTGGTGGAAGACGAGGTGTTCTGGGGACGACAGCATCTTCCGATGATCCGTTGGATCCTCGAAGGGCGTCGCGGCCCCGGCCCGATCTAG
- a CDS encoding GFA family protein, whose translation MTTGSCLCGGVAFRFEGGATPIQFCHARRCQKLTGSVLAPEFAVDREAFSWVRGEDLLTHYEAPLLREPPAMLRSFCRVCGSPMPVRLGDTKWMMVLAGVLDDEPEVRPFRRIFTDDVPDWLAESDTMQAFPGRPPANQRL comes from the coding sequence ATGACGACGGGCAGTTGTCTGTGTGGTGGCGTGGCGTTTCGCTTCGAAGGTGGCGCGACGCCGATCCAGTTCTGCCACGCGCGTCGCTGTCAGAAACTCACGGGTTCGGTCCTGGCGCCCGAGTTCGCCGTGGATCGCGAAGCGTTCTCCTGGGTGCGTGGCGAGGATCTGCTGACCCACTACGAGGCGCCGCTGTTGCGGGAGCCGCCCGCGATGCTGCGGTCCTTCTGCCGGGTGTGCGGATCTCCCATGCCCGTCCGTCTGGGCGACACGAAGTGGATGATGGTATTGGCCGGCGTGCTGGACGACGAGCCCGAGGTGCGTCCGTTCCGCAGGATCTTCACCGACGACGTTCCCGACTGGCTCGCGGAGTCGGACACCATGCAGGCCTTTCCGGGCAGGCCCCCGGCGAACCAGCGGCTCTAG
- a CDS encoding flagellar basal body rod protein, which yields MDALSIATSGIQSAQRRLAGSAHNVANLTTPGFRPLRTLQSSQAGGGSTAILRQTDEPEPVQLSHEALEQTRARMQAQAMLGVVHVVDSTRGCLIDILA from the coding sequence ATGGATGCCCTCTCCATCGCCACTTCAGGAATTCAGAGCGCGCAGCGCCGGCTCGCTGGTTCTGCGCACAACGTCGCGAACCTCACGACGCCGGGCTTTCGTCCCCTGCGCACGCTCCAGAGCAGCCAGGCGGGCGGAGGCTCCACGGCGATCCTGCGCCAGACCGACGAGCCCGAGCCGGTCCAGCTGAGTCACGAAGCGCTGGAACAGACGCGGGCGCGCATGCAGGCCCAGGCCATGCTGGGCGTGGTCCACGTCGTCGATTCGACGCGCGGCTGTCTGATCGACATCCTCGCCTAG
- a CDS encoding DUF2087 domain-containing protein has product MISVEEFIERLCLVGADRGPRGFPRKRRDRHILMKSFLLTLDSALEYSEGEINEHIQRWNRDVAPAVETDHVTVRRWLVDYGLLERTADGRWYRVGFPPGAVAFDLEVEDIDVRATVAAYLDSVRRKPSRRPR; this is encoded by the coding sequence ATGATCAGCGTCGAGGAGTTCATCGAGCGGTTGTGCCTGGTGGGGGCGGATCGGGGCCCGCGGGGCTTCCCACGCAAGCGCCGCGATCGCCACATCCTGATGAAGAGCTTTCTGCTGACGCTCGACAGCGCCCTCGAGTACTCGGAAGGCGAGATCAACGAGCACATCCAGCGCTGGAACCGCGATGTGGCTCCCGCGGTCGAAACGGACCATGTGACGGTTCGGCGCTGGCTGGTCGACTACGGGCTGCTCGAGCGCACGGCGGACGGCCGCTGGTACCGGGTGGGGTTCCCGCCCGGCGCGGTCGCATTCGACCTCGAAGTCGAGGACATCGACGTACGTGCGACCGTGGCCGCCTATCTCGATTCCGTGCGGCGGAAGCCGTCGCGGCGACCGCGCTAG
- a CDS encoding DUF3307 domain-containing protein: MSLFFLLLAAHALCDFALQGEVMGRGKSRRKALEQPPRPDDDFPPWYYWLAAHGLIHGGAVALLTGSLFLGVLETVLHTAIDHLKCERKLSFDQDQALHVGCKLLYVFLV, from the coding sequence TTGTCGCTCTTCTTCCTCCTGTTGGCCGCCCACGCCCTCTGCGATTTCGCCCTTCAAGGCGAGGTCATGGGGCGCGGCAAGAGTCGCCGCAAGGCGCTGGAGCAGCCGCCGCGGCCGGACGACGATTTCCCGCCCTGGTACTACTGGCTGGCGGCGCACGGGCTGATCCACGGCGGCGCTGTGGCGCTGCTGACGGGCTCGCTGTTCCTGGGCGTACTCGAAACGGTCCTCCACACCGCGATCGACCATCTGAAGTGCGAGCGCAAACTCAGCTTCGACCAGGACCAGGCGCTCCACGTCGGTTGCAAGCTGCTCTACGTGTTCCTCGTCTGA